From Woronichinia naegeliana WA131, the proteins below share one genomic window:
- a CDS encoding IS4 family transposase, producing the protein MARQHPRRKGNPDLRRKTNQPGVEIPEITKELFELLEPTMFTPLKYLQGTHEKMMRDRVLNLPVMVALVLSIVYRQIAGISEAVRLLEEEGLLWVASLKVSKQAVSKRMMNVPAEIFAILLKGVLEKAAEKGKKLQVGEKWEKIREKFSAVWIADGSTLEQIRKNMKISKEEKSKLGGKIMMVVEAFTQRPVTLWYTENDKSNDKIWCEELAAKLPENGLILVDMGFFSFVWFDLLTEAKKFFLTRFRAGTSYKTKQVLSQGSHYRDEIIIMGNYRSNPCKHPVRLVSVLWGTIWYQYLTNVLSPEQLSAEEVCDLYRRRWTIEEAFLLTKRLLGLAYLWVGNKNGVQIQIICTLIFYTVLNQLVGEVAIALNQPKEKISVEMVFRSLYYVAKAIARGEKPDTVTYLAERAKLFGLVKAERKRHREKAALNQQIWEPIPLS; encoded by the coding sequence AAGGAAACCCAGACTTACGTCGTAAGACAAATCAGCCAGGGGTAGAAATCCCTGAAATAACAAAAGAGTTGTTTGAATTACTAGAACCCACAATGTTTACACCATTAAAATATTTACAGGGAACTCATGAGAAAATGATGAGAGATAGGGTATTAAATTTACCAGTAATGGTGGCATTAGTGTTAAGTATAGTGTATCGTCAAATAGCGGGTATAAGTGAAGCGGTAAGACTGTTAGAGGAAGAGGGATTGCTATGGGTAGCATCATTAAAAGTAAGCAAACAGGCAGTATCAAAAAGAATGATGAATGTGCCAGCCGAAATATTTGCAATATTACTAAAAGGAGTGTTAGAAAAAGCAGCCGAAAAAGGGAAGAAGCTCCAAGTAGGAGAAAAATGGGAAAAAATAAGAGAAAAGTTTAGTGCAGTGTGGATAGCAGATGGCTCAACGCTAGAGCAGATAAGGAAAAATATGAAAATAAGTAAAGAAGAAAAGAGTAAATTGGGGGGTAAAATAATGATGGTAGTGGAAGCCTTTACCCAAAGACCCGTTACTTTATGGTACACAGAAAATGATAAATCAAATGATAAAATATGGTGTGAAGAATTGGCAGCTAAATTACCAGAAAATGGTTTAATTCTTGTAGATATGGGATTTTTTAGCTTTGTGTGGTTTGATTTGTTAACAGAAGCTAAAAAGTTTTTTCTAACCAGATTTAGAGCGGGTACATCTTACAAAACCAAACAAGTATTGTCTCAAGGTAGTCATTACAGAGATGAGATTATCATTATGGGAAATTACCGTTCTAATCCTTGCAAGCATCCGGTGAGATTAGTCTCAGTATTATGGGGAACAATCTGGTATCAGTATTTAACAAATGTGTTGTCTCCCGAACAACTGTCCGCCGAAGAGGTCTGTGATTTATATCGAAGACGATGGACAATCGAAGAAGCCTTTTTATTAACGAAAAGACTTTTAGGACTAGCCTATTTATGGGTAGGGAATAAGAATGGTGTCCAAATCCAGATTATTTGCACTTTGATTTTCTATACGGTCTTAAATCAATTGGTAGGGGAAGTGGCGATTGCTCTAAATCAACCGAAAGAAAAAATCTCAGTAGAGATGGTGTTTCGGAGTCTATACTATGTAGCGAAGGCTATTGCTAGAGGAGAAAAGCCTGATACAGTAACCTATCTGGCTGAACGTGCTAAGTTATTTGGTTTGGTCAAAGCTGAGAGAAAGCGACATCGAGAAAAGGCCGCTCTCAATCAACAAATTTGGGAACCCATTCCTTTAAGTTGA
- a CDS encoding FG-GAP-like repeat-containing protein, with product MDLIVGSSDGLIYYYKNTGTKTAPVYTVQTGTANPFNGINIGTNSIPTVQDVDGDGDLDLVVGTSTGTIRYFMSGPNTAPTITSGATANFAENGTGTAYTVTATDPDAGTTLTYSISGTDAALFNINSSTGAVTFKTAPNFEAPTDSGANKVYDLTVTASDGSLSSTPKAVAITVTNVNEAPTNLTLQNQVTSLAENTSTISRIKVADITVTDDGAGTNTLYLTGADASFFEADATRLYLKANTALNYEAKTSYNVTVNVDDTSVGNTPDRTTNYTLNVTNQIEVTIAPGTTPVEGGTVGTYTITLDTPAPTGGLVVNFNTTGSTDTLNTDYTLSAGNNISNLTANSLTVAAGQTTATLNLNALSDVVNDPGETVKINLTSGTGYSLGQNSTALLSPATNYSVGSSPYSVAVGDFNGDGKLDLATANANGNSVSILLRNSANTGFDAKTDFSVGPTPHSVAVGDFNGDGKLGLAE from the coding sequence TTGGATTTGATTGTTGGTTCATCCGATGGTCTTATCTACTACTACAAGAACACGGGCACTAAAACCGCGCCTGTCTATACCGTCCAAACAGGAACGGCTAACCCCTTCAATGGTATTAATATAGGGACTAACAGCATCCCCACTGTACAGGATGTTGATGGTGATGGCGACCTTGATTTGGTTGTTGGTACAAGTACCGGCACTATCCGTTACTTTATGAGTGGCCCTAACACAGCCCCCACCATCACCAGTGGCGCAACAGCCAACTTTGCTGAAAATGGCACAGGCACTGCCTACACCGTCACCGCAACCGATCCTGATGCCGGAACCACTCTTACCTACAGCATTAGTGGTACAGACGCGGCTCTGTTTAACATCAACAGCAGTACAGGCGCGGTCACTTTCAAAACAGCACCCAACTTTGAAGCCCCTACCGACAGTGGCGCGAATAAAGTCTATGACCTCACCGTAACTGCCAGCGATGGTTCCCTCAGCAGCACTCCCAAAGCTGTAGCCATCACTGTCACCAACGTCAACGAAGCCCCCACCAACCTCACCCTACAAAATCAAGTTACCAGCCTAGCGGAAAACACAAGTACTATCAGTCGAATCAAAGTCGCCGATATTACCGTTACCGATGACGGAGCAGGAACCAACACGCTCTATCTAACCGGAGCCGATGCTAGTTTCTTTGAAGCCGATGCGACAAGACTGTATCTCAAAGCCAATACCGCCCTCAACTACGAAGCGAAAACCAGTTACAACGTCACTGTTAACGTAGATGACACCAGCGTCGGCAACACTCCCGATCGCACAACGAACTATACCCTCAATGTCACCAATCAGATAGAAGTAACCATTGCCCCAGGCACCACCCCCGTCGAAGGCGGAACCGTTGGCACTTATACCATCACCCTTGATACCCCCGCCCCTACAGGTGGTCTAGTCGTCAACTTCAATACCACTGGCAGTACCGACACCCTCAATACCGACTACACTCTCTCTGCTGGCAACAACATCAGCAACCTCACCGCCAACAGTTTAACCGTAGCCGCAGGGCAAACCACCGCCACCCTCAACCTCAACGCCCTGAGTGATGTCGTTAATGACCCTGGCGAAACCGTCAAAATCAACCTCACCAGTGGCACAGGCTACAGCCTCGGTCAAAACAGTACCGCCCTTCTCAGCCCCGCAACCAACTACAGCGTCGGGAGTAGTCCCTATTCAGTAGCAGTGGGAGACTTTAACGGCGATGGCAAACTAGATCTCGCCACAGCCAACGCAAACGGCAACTCTGTATCAATTCTGTTGCGAAATAGTGCGAATACGGGCTTTGATGCCAAAACCGACTTCTCCGTTGGGCCTACTCCCCATTCAGTAGCAGTGGGAGACTTTAACGGTGATGGCAAACTAGGGCTTGCTGAATAA
- a CDS encoding 2-isopropylmalate synthase, producing MTTHPDRIIIFDTTLRDGEQSPGATLNVDEKLTIARALARLGVDVIEAGFPYASPGDFEAVQKIAQTVGVENGPTICGLARASRNDIKAAADAVKPAAHHRIHTFLATSDIHLEYKLKKTRSEVLQIVPEMVAYAKSLVDDVEFSPEDAGRSDPEFLYQVLEAAIAAGATTVNIPDTVGYTTPSEFGALIKGIKDNVPNIDQAIISVHGHNDLGLAVANFLEAVKNGARQLECTINGIGERAGNAALEELVMALHVRRAYFNPFLGRPVDSTQPLTQIETKQIASTSRLVSELTGMLVQPNKAIVGANAFAHESGIHQDGVLKHKLTYEIMDAESIGLTNNLIVLGKLSGRNAFRSRLTELGFELTDNELNNAFLRFKEFADKRKEITDWDLEAIVNDEIRKAPELFRLELVQVSCGDHAKPTATVTIRTPDGEELTDAAIGTGPVDAVYKAIAAIVNVPNELMEYSVTSVCEGIDALGKVTIRLRHEGRIYTGYAANTDIIVASAQAYLSGLNRLYVAILANQNTMASEPIVASL from the coding sequence ATGACAACTCATCCAGACCGTATTATCATTTTTGACACCACTCTTCGCGATGGGGAACAGTCCCCTGGTGCTACCCTAAATGTTGATGAGAAACTGACAATCGCCCGCGCCCTTGCCCGACTGGGAGTTGATGTGATTGAAGCGGGGTTTCCCTACGCCAGCCCTGGGGATTTTGAAGCAGTCCAGAAGATTGCCCAGACCGTTGGGGTTGAAAATGGCCCGACGATTTGTGGATTAGCCAGAGCTTCTCGCAATGATATTAAAGCCGCCGCCGATGCTGTTAAACCGGCTGCCCATCACCGCATCCATACCTTTTTAGCCACTTCTGATATTCATTTAGAGTACAAGCTCAAGAAAACTCGCTCAGAGGTGTTGCAAATTGTGCCGGAAATGGTGGCCTATGCCAAGTCTTTGGTGGACGATGTGGAATTTTCCCCTGAAGATGCTGGCCGCAGTGATCCAGAATTTTTATATCAAGTTCTAGAAGCAGCGATCGCGGCGGGAGCCACAACGGTTAATATTCCAGATACGGTAGGTTATACGACCCCTTCGGAATTTGGAGCCTTAATTAAGGGCATTAAGGACAACGTACCCAATATCGATCAAGCCATTATTTCCGTGCATGGTCACAATGATCTGGGTTTAGCGGTGGCGAATTTCCTCGAAGCGGTTAAAAATGGGGCGCGTCAATTGGAATGCACCATTAATGGCATTGGAGAACGGGCCGGTAATGCTGCCCTAGAAGAGTTAGTGATGGCTCTCCATGTGCGTCGCGCTTACTTTAATCCCTTCCTCGGTCGTCCAGTCGATTCTACTCAACCCTTGACCCAGATTGAGACGAAACAGATTGCCTCGACTTCTCGCCTAGTATCCGAGTTAACGGGAATGCTGGTTCAACCCAATAAGGCGATCGTGGGAGCTAATGCCTTTGCCCATGAGTCGGGCATTCATCAAGATGGGGTTTTAAAACATAAGTTAACCTACGAAATTATGGATGCAGAATCCATCGGGTTAACCAATAATCTCATTGTTCTCGGTAAATTATCGGGACGCAATGCCTTTCGATCGCGCTTAACGGAATTGGGCTTTGAATTAACTGATAACGAGTTAAATAATGCCTTTTTGCGGTTTAAAGAATTTGCTGATAAACGCAAGGAAATTACCGATTGGGATTTAGAAGCCATTGTTAATGATGAAATTCGCAAAGCTCCCGAATTATTCCGTCTAGAGTTGGTACAAGTCTCCTGTGGTGATCATGCTAAACCCACTGCTACTGTGACGATTCGGACTCCCGATGGTGAAGAATTAACCGATGCGGCGATCGGTACTGGCCCTGTGGATGCGGTCTATAAGGCGATCGCTGCGATTGTCAATGTTCCCAATGAATTGATGGAATATTCGGTCACATCGGTTTGTGAAGGTATTGATGCGCTCGGTAAAGTTACCATTCGTCTGCGTCATGAAGGGCGAATTTATACGGGTTATGCTGCCAATACCGACATTATTGTGGCTTCGGCCCAAGCCTATCTCAGTGGCTTAAATCGTCTCTATGTGGCTATTTTAGCAAACCAAAATACAATGGCATCAGAACCCATTGTGGCTTCGTTGTAA
- a CDS encoding VCBS repeat-containing protein has product MGDFNSDGKLDLATANFSSSTVSILLRNSANTGFDAKTDFSVGFGPNSVAVGDFNGDGKLDLATANENGNSVSILLRNSANTGFDAKTDFPVGYYPYSVAVGDF; this is encoded by the coding sequence GTGGGAGACTTTAACAGCGATGGCAAACTCGACCTCGCTACAGCCAACTTCAGTTCTAGCACTGTATCAATTCTGTTGCGAAATAGTGCGAATACGGGCTTTGATGCCAAAACCGACTTCTCCGTTGGGTTTGGGCCCAATTCAGTAGCAGTGGGAGACTTTAACGGCGATGGCAAACTAGACCTCGCTACAGCCAACGAAAACGGCAACTCTGTATCAATTCTGTTGCGGAATAGCGCTAATACGGGCTTTGATGCCAAAACCGACTTCCCCGTTGGTTATTATCCCTATTCAGTAGCAGTGGGAGATTTCTAG
- the trxA gene encoding thioredoxin — translation MTVKKQFSSFQEMLSQAKRPVLVDFYATWCGPCQMMAPILEEVGLQLRDRVQIVKIDSDKYPQLASQYQIQALPTLVLFKGGQPAHRIEGVVPASQLVQQLQMFL, via the coding sequence ATGACCGTCAAAAAACAATTTTCCAGTTTTCAAGAAATGTTAAGCCAGGCAAAACGTCCTGTCTTGGTGGATTTCTATGCCACGTGGTGCGGCCCCTGTCAGATGATGGCTCCGATTTTGGAAGAAGTGGGTCTGCAACTCCGCGATCGCGTCCAAATTGTTAAGATTGATTCCGATAAATATCCGCAATTAGCCTCTCAATACCAAATTCAAGCTTTACCGACTCTGGTACTCTTTAAAGGAGGTCAACCGGCTCACCGTATTGAAGGGGTTGTGCCAGCCTCACAATTAGTCCAACAACTACAGATGTTCCTCTAA